Within the Catalinimonas niigatensis genome, the region GCAGATGAGTTGATCGCCTTACTCAAATCAGATCCGGAAAAGTACATCATTCCTGTAGCGGGTAATTATCCCAGAGTAGGAGGGCATACGGCTGAAACCGGTGGATTTCCGGTGGATGCGGATGGCAATGATGGTGCTTTTGCCCCCGGCGTGATCCAAATTTCAGGAGCAGATACCCCGGATGATTTCAGTGACGATGAATATAGAGAGAATCTGGGGGGGGCGGGCACCAATGTGTATCCTATCACCAATACCTATGCCTGGGGCTTCAATGAGCAAATCACCTTTGATGCTTCCTTTATCAAAATAAGAGAACTGTCGCTGGCCTACCAACTGCCCAATATCGGAGGTATCAGCAATGCGTCTATTGCTCTTTATACCAGAAACATCATGTTATGGACCGCTGCTGATATTGGCATTGATCCTGAACGTGCGTTTATGGCAAATAGTGATACACAAGGTGACACCCGTAGTCAGTTCAGACAGGGAATGGAAAGACAAAATGTGATGCCCTGGAGCATTCCCTTTGGTTTTAAGTTAAACTTCAACTTTTAATGCTAACCCATATATCTTTAGCTATGAAGAATTTATTTGATATAAAAAAGATACTGTTCATCATAATGGGGCTTTTTATCGCCACTGCCTGTGATGATGAATTGACAGAGATGAACATCAATCCCAACGGGATAGACCCTTCTACTGCCAACCCCAATTTGCTAATGCCTTCGGTACTCGCTCCTGCTGCCAAAGAGTATCTGGAACTGGGTTTTAACAATATCGCAGGCACGATGCAGCACACGCAAAAGAATGGATGGTATAGCGAGCATAATCATTATGACTGGGGAGCCAGAGATTGGTCTGCCTGGTACGCGATGCTAAGAACCAACGATCTCATGGAAAAACGTGCTGTGGAATTGGGCTATGGTTTTTTTGAAGGAGTAGCCCTGACGATGAAATCTTTTGTTTTTGGCAACATCACTGATATTTGGGGAGATGCGCCTTATACCAATGCTATCAAAGGTAATGAGGGTGGTGATGCCAATGAATATCCGGTATTTGATAGCCAGGAAGTGATTTATATGGGAATTATTGATGACCTAAAGCGTGCTGCTGATATCTTTGCTACCGCTGATGCCGATGTAGTCAACAGTGCTGCGGACCTCTATCTGGGTGGTGATACCGAAAGGTGGCAACGCTTTGCCAATTCTCTGTTGCTGAGATACTATATGAGGATATCCAATAAAATGCCTGATGTAGCTAAAGCAGGGATAGAAGCTGTCTACAACAGTGGCATGTACCTTCAGTCGGCTGATCAGGATGTAAGCCTGGACTACACCGGCGGAGCTGATGATGTATGGCCTTCTCAATTTACTGATGTAAGCAGTTTTACCAGATGGCAGGCCTGCCAGACGCTGATAGATCAGTTGGTGAGTACCAGTGATCCCCGGATTTCTGTATGGTTTGATCCGGTAGCAGTACAGTGGGTAGCAGATCCAGCTTTACCTTTGGATGTGGATACAGTGTTAAGGGTGGATGGAGAACCAGTAGCTGATGGAGCGCTGAGTTATTCTTATCTTCAGTTCATGGATATGCGCGATACCGATTTTACCCGCCGTTTCAATCCAAATGTTGTTTCTTATAATACGGATGAATACGTTGGACTTCCTCCCGGACTGACCATTCCTGAATCCTATAATGGTAATCCTGATCCCGGACAGGGTACACGCAACCAGCATGTGTCACAGTTGGCGCCCATCTATGCCACTGCCGGTTCTGCGGGTGATATCCTCAAATCCAGAATTATTTCGGCAGCGGAGGTAAGCTTTATTCTGGCTGAAGCCGCTTTGAAAGGCTGGAGCGTGGGAAGTGCAGAAGAGCACTATAACAATGCCATACAGCAATCCCTGGAAGCCTGGGAAAGAGGAGACGAATATGCTGATTTTATCACCCAGCCCGGTGTTGCTTTTGACGGCACGTTAGAGCAGGTAATCACTCAGAAGTGGGTAGCCAGCTGGACTGCCGCTACAGAAGCCTGGATGGATTATCGTAGAACAGGATTTCCTGAACTGGAAGTTGGCCCTGCTTCTAGTCAACCTGTGGTAGCGCTTCGTTATCCTTATGGAGATGACGAACTCAATAACAATGAAACCAATGCCTTTGCTGCGATTGGAAGGTTAGAAGTTACCCCTTACTCAGGTGCAGTAGGCGCAAATAGCCCCTGGTCAAAGATGTGGGTGTTACAGGGAACCAGCGCGCCCTGGTAGGCTGGAAATAAACACAAGCACAAGAAGTGGAGCGATGAGTTCTGCTTCTTATGCTATAGTATTTCAAATCAAAAATCAAAAATTACAGACGGTTGCCGCCAACCCGGCAGGGGTGCGATTGAAAATCAGTACTTTATAAATTTTCAATCGCACCCTTGCCGGGATTATCCACTCAGGGTTGGCGATGTTCGCGCCACGATGACCGTCTGCAATTTTCAATTTGTAATTAATATCAAACGTCCATTCATCCTTATGATTTTGAAGAAAACACTGTTGCTACTGTGCATTAGTTACTTTTCACTGACAACTCACTTTTCCTTTAGCCAGCCGGGTTCTCCTTTTTTAGATCAGAATTCACCCACTTATAGTCAAGACATGGCCCTGCGATTGGGCATGGATGTCAAACTCCTTTTCCCTTCTGCCACGCCTGACAGAATCATCCTTAACCTGACGGCTGATCCGCTGACGTCTGTAGCTGTCAACTGGCGTACTGACACTACTAAAAGCAGCAGTTTTGTGGAAGTAGCCGAAGCTACCCATGGTCCTCAGTTTATTGCGAATGTGCGTAGTATTAAAGCCACTACTGAACAGCTTGAAGTGGCTG harbors:
- a CDS encoding SusD/RagB family nutrient-binding outer membrane lipoprotein, which encodes MKNLFDIKKILFIIMGLFIATACDDELTEMNINPNGIDPSTANPNLLMPSVLAPAAKEYLELGFNNIAGTMQHTQKNGWYSEHNHYDWGARDWSAWYAMLRTNDLMEKRAVELGYGFFEGVALTMKSFVFGNITDIWGDAPYTNAIKGNEGGDANEYPVFDSQEVIYMGIIDDLKRAADIFATADADVVNSAADLYLGGDTERWQRFANSLLLRYYMRISNKMPDVAKAGIEAVYNSGMYLQSADQDVSLDYTGGADDVWPSQFTDVSSFTRWQACQTLIDQLVSTSDPRISVWFDPVAVQWVADPALPLDVDTVLRVDGEPVADGALSYSYLQFMDMRDTDFTRRFNPNVVSYNTDEYVGLPPGLTIPESYNGNPDPGQGTRNQHVSQLAPIYATAGSAGDILKSRIISAAEVSFILAEAALKGWSVGSAEEHYNNAIQQSLEAWERGDEYADFITQPGVAFDGTLEQVITQKWVASWTAATEAWMDYRRTGFPELEVGPASSQPVVALRYPYGDDELNNNETNAFAAIGRLEVTPYSGAVGANSPWSKMWVLQGTSAPW